The following are encoded in a window of Vespula pensylvanica isolate Volc-1 chromosome 2, ASM1446617v1, whole genome shotgun sequence genomic DNA:
- the LOC122638081 gene encoding nuclear cap-binding protein subunit 2, with product MINIMAVVKLNASTSPSIELSSYRDQHFKGSRAEQDRLLRSSSTLYVGNLSFYTTEEQIYELFSKCGDIRRIIMGLDKYKKTPCGFCFVEYYQRPDAENCMRYINGTRLDDRIIRTDWDAGFIEGRQYGRGKTGGQVRDEYRSDFDSGRGGYGKIIQQKVTPLSDGNFGR from the exons atgataaatataatggCCGTAGTAAAATTGAACGCATCTACTTCACCTTCGATTGAATTAAGTTCGTACAGAGATCAACATTTTAAG GGATCTAGAGCAGAGCAAGATAGACTTCTTAGAAGTTCCTCTACTTTATATGTTGGTAAcctctctttttatactacagaagaacaaatatatgaattattttccaaaTGTGGAGATATTAGACGTATCATTATGGGcttagataaatataagaaaactcCATGTGGTTTTTGTTTCGTCGAGTATTATCAAAGACCAGACGCAGAAAACTGTATGCGATATATTAATGGTACACGTCTTGACGATAGAATTATTCGAACAGATTGGGACGCAGGATTTATAGAAGGCAGACAATATGGACGTGGAAAGACAGGAGgacaa GTAAGAGACGAATATAGATCTGATTTTGATAGCGGAAGAGGAGGTTATGGTAAGATAATTCAACAAAAAGTAACACCACTCTCAGATGGCAATTTTGGAcggtga
- the LOC122627316 gene encoding ras-like GTP-binding protein RhoL encodes MSRRNKPIKITAVGDGMVGKTCMLITYTTKKFPTEYVPTVFDNYADIIRLDSQEFDITLWDTAGQEDYERLRPLSYPNTDCFLLCFSISARSSYENVASKWYPEIKHHCPHVPIILVGTKSDLRDQDNLDIITPQECKKMKKKIKASKYVECSAVKQEGLENVFVEAIRAVLKKPPSRKLCYIF; translated from the exons ATGTCACGTCGGAATAAACCAATAAAAATTACTGCTGTTGGAGATGGAATGGTTGGGAAGACATGTATGCTTATTACATATACAACGAAAAAGTTTCCAACGGAATATGTGCCTACCGT cTTCGACAATTATGCAGATATTATTCGTTTAGATAGTCAAGAATTTGATATAACGCTTTGGGATACAGCTGGACAAGAAGATTACGAACGTCTTCGACCATTGTCGTATCCGAAT ACTGattgttttttactttgtttctcGATCAGTGCTCGTAGTTCTTATGAAAATGTTGCGAGTAAATGGTATCCAGAGATAAAACATCATTGCCCGCATGTGCCGATAATTCTTGTCG GTACTAAAAGCGATCTCAGAGATCAAGAcaatttagatataataacTCCACaggaatgtaaaaaaatgaaaaagaaaatcaaagctTCGAAATACGTTGAATGCTCGGCTGTAAAACAGGAAGGCTTGGAAAACGTTTTTGTAGAGGCTATTAGAGCGGTTTTGAAAAAACCGCCATCTAGGAAActctgttatattttttaa